One region of Ictalurus punctatus breed USDA103 chromosome 6, Coco_2.0, whole genome shotgun sequence genomic DNA includes:
- the si:dkey-192g7.3 gene encoding uncharacterized protein si:dkey-192g7.3 isoform X1 — MTRSAIVVWLLAVSYMNSRAAEQIQNMSVFTGENVILPCPCSEDTKNLVWQIGEEIVVNHCCKEKDPLHESYVNRTQVFLSFSKGNCSLLLRDVSNNDQRIFTCYVLDQEKRLKHMHKVRLIVEVAKESNRSTINDLSTTTESHDEPHRGFSVGVLFSLVMILVILAGLIVVLLIRKHQQRRPRMEVKQDPQAKLPIMDHTPV; from the exons gtCTGCTATTGTGGTGTGGCTCCTGGCTGTGTCATACATGA ACAGCAGAGCAGCAGAGCAAATCCAGAATATGAGTGTCTTTACCGGGGAGAATGTGATATTGCCATGCCCTTGCTCTGAAGATACTAAGAACCTCGTATGGCAGATTGGCGAAGAGATAGTTGTGAATCATTGTTGCAAGGAGAAAGATCCACTACATGAATCCTATGTGAATAGGACCCAAGTCTTCCTGTCATTTTCAAAAGGAAACTGCTCGCTACTTCTCCGTGATGTGTCCAATAACGATCAGAGGATATTTACATGTTATGTTCTTGATCAGGAAAAAAGACTAAAACACATGCATAAAGTTCGACTGATAGTTGAAG TTGCGAAGGAAAGTAACAGAAGCACTATAAATGATCTGTCTACTACAA cagAGAGTCACGATGAACCTCATAGAGGATTTTCAGTTGGAGTTCTCTTTTCACTGGTAATGATACTGGTAATCCTGGCTGGACTGATTGTGGTACTTCTTATCAGAAAGCATCAGCAGAGAAGACCAAGAATG GAGGTGAAACAAGATCCACAAGCAAAACTGCCTATAATGGACCACACACCTGTGTGA
- the si:dkey-192g7.3 gene encoding uncharacterized protein si:dkey-192g7.3 isoform X2, giving the protein MTRSAIVVWLLAVSYMNSRAAEQIQNMSVFTGENVILPCPCSEDTKNLVWQIGEEIVVNHCCKEKDPLHESYVNRTQVFLSFSKGNCSLLLRDVSNNDQRIFTCYVLDQEKRLKHMHKVRLIVEVAKESNRSTINDLSTTKSHDEPHRGFSVGVLFSLVMILVILAGLIVVLLIRKHQQRRPRMEVKQDPQAKLPIMDHTPV; this is encoded by the exons gtCTGCTATTGTGGTGTGGCTCCTGGCTGTGTCATACATGA ACAGCAGAGCAGCAGAGCAAATCCAGAATATGAGTGTCTTTACCGGGGAGAATGTGATATTGCCATGCCCTTGCTCTGAAGATACTAAGAACCTCGTATGGCAGATTGGCGAAGAGATAGTTGTGAATCATTGTTGCAAGGAGAAAGATCCACTACATGAATCCTATGTGAATAGGACCCAAGTCTTCCTGTCATTTTCAAAAGGAAACTGCTCGCTACTTCTCCGTGATGTGTCCAATAACGATCAGAGGATATTTACATGTTATGTTCTTGATCAGGAAAAAAGACTAAAACACATGCATAAAGTTCGACTGATAGTTGAAG TTGCGAAGGAAAGTAACAGAAGCACTATAAATGATCTGTCTACTACAA AGAGTCACGATGAACCTCATAGAGGATTTTCAGTTGGAGTTCTCTTTTCACTGGTAATGATACTGGTAATCCTGGCTGGACTGATTGTGGTACTTCTTATCAGAAAGCATCAGCAGAGAAGACCAAGAATG GAGGTGAAACAAGATCCACAAGCAAAACTGCCTATAATGGACCACACACCTGTGTGA